The proteins below come from a single Ptiloglossa arizonensis isolate GNS036 unplaced genomic scaffold, iyPtiAriz1_principal scaffold0960, whole genome shotgun sequence genomic window:
- the LOC143154664 gene encoding uncharacterized protein LOC143154664 has product MESVKSLVLERRHVKSRLTSFGKFVESADVRENLAVFEKRVQSNQCLLEKFESIQSQIDTSLMDTPQAEAQVDEREQFEEKYYSIMVAAEKRIIEVRGQAAPSTASATSDRQVPSDPHPAAQLPVVQLPIFTGDCGQWIRFRDTFLSLVHSSDKLSAIDRFNYLTTSLSGAAARAIESFSVSAANYELAWARLREKYDDPRLLVNHHIQSLLEIEPTRRQDGKSLSEFADRAVNNMRALRSLLEPAGHLDAVVNAALAKRLDVDSRDEWERRAMGSKTLPTFHEFVGFIEQRSQYLLRKDASNIPSSLPSAKTVIRKSREVVDRTFSPVSHVASKARKCVVCTGDHFLNNCLKWKAMSVSERRAIAKQARVCYNCLAPGHGVKTCTRRTCLKCDKKHHTLLHKEESDPEEREVESDPPTVSFHSSSAAQPRTQYTVLSTAVVVVIGKGGNRYKCRALLDSGSQANFVSREFCERAGLPCQAFEYMVGALGRVKGTVRSTTQVKMESSSRNFKANLECLVIKSITDRLPNMPLEKANIPTPDGIKPADPEFGVPGNVDLLIGAGLFWELLCVGQIRVGTSHLLWQKTRLGWVLGGSLQWPVSKGKVKLASGLHASTTAKLEAAVSRSGKVKKFDNGGRVSDSGRTEKRFKGNATRNRNGRFVAAIPRNKRIEELGGSLAQAERRFVNLQRRTVSEMRYGKSLRCVSCGVCRLPAWAPSCAGPPTFRNRHTERPSARVRERNKDVGLSNGMREVADNSSKNN; this is encoded by the coding sequence ATGGAGTCCGTAAAATCACTTGTTCTCGAACGAAGGCATGTGAAGTCTAGGTTGACCAGTTTCGGAAAGTTTGTCGAGTCAGCAGATGTTCGCGAAAATTTAGCCGTTTTCGAAAAACGCGTTCAGTCGAATCAGTgccttctcgagaaatttgagTCTATACAATCGCAGATAGACACGTCCTTAATGGACACCCCGCAAGCGGAAGCACAGGTAGACGAGCGCGAGCAGTTTGAGGAGAAATACTACAGTATTATGGTCGCcgccgaaaaacgaataatagaggTTCGCGGTCAAGCGGCGCCTAGCACGGCGTCGGCCACCTCCGAcagacaggtaccgtccgatccTCATCCGGCGGCGCAGTTACCTGTCGTACAATTGCCAATCTTTACCGGAGATTGTGGGCAATGGATTCGGTTTCGGGACACCTTTCTCTCCTTAGTCCACAGTTCGGACAAGTTGTCCGCTATCGACCGTTTCAACTACCTGACGACTTCGTTATCGGGTGCTGCGGCACGAGCAATTGAGTCATTTAGCGTGTCAGCAGCCAATTATGAATTAGCTTGGgcgcggcttagggaaaaatacgacgaCCCTAGGCTATTAGTGAACCATCATATTCAGTCCCTCCTAGAGATCGAACCGACTAGGCGACAGGATGGTAAATCACTCAGTGAGTTCGCGGATAGGGCAGTTAACAACATGCGTGCTCTCAGGTCACTGTTGGAGCCCGCGGGCCACCTTGATGCTGTTGTCAATGCGGCACTCGCGAAAAGGTTAGATGTAGATTCCCGTGATGAATGGGAGAGGCGAGCCATGGGTTCGAAGACGCTGCccacgtttcacgagttcgtcggatTCATTGAGCAACGATCTCAATACCTTCTTCGTAAGGATGCGAGTAACATTCCAAGTTCCTTACCGAGCGCGAAGACAGTAATTAGGAAATCGCGTGAAGTAGTGGATAGAACGTTCTCCCCAGTGTCGCACGTCGCTAGTAAGGCTAGAAAATGCGTAGTGTGCACTGGTGATCATTTCTTGAACAATTGCTTAAAGTGGAAAGCCATGTCCGTTTCTGAACGGCGTGCAATAGCAAAACAGGCGCGAGTGTGTTACAATTGTTTGGCTCCCGGTCATGGAGTCAAAACGTGCACACGAAGAACGTGCCTAAAGTGTGATAAGAAGCACCACACCTTATTACATAAGGAGGAGTCGGATCCCGAGGAACGCGAGGTAGAATCGGATCCTCCCACCGTGTCATTTCACAGCTCAAGCGCGGCACAACCCAGGACCCAGTACACCGTCCTTTCCACggcggtcgtcgtcgtcatagGGAAAGGAGGGAACAGGTACAAATGTCGCGCTTTGTTAGATTCGGGTTCGCAAGCAAATTTCGTGAGTAGGGAATTTTGCGAGCGGGCCGGCCTGCCGTGTCAGGCATTCGAATATATGGTAGGCGCGTTGGGGCGCGTCAAAGGCACCGTCCGGTCTACTACCCAGGTAAAGATGGAATCCAGTAGTAGAAACTTCAAGGCAAACCTGGAGTGCCTAGTAATAAAATCAATCACGGATAGGCTACCCAACATGCCGTTGGAAAAGGCAAACATTCCCACACCCGACGGAATAAAGCCCGCTGACCCAGAGTTCGGAGTCCCGGGGAACGTAGATCTACTTATAGGCGCCGGCCTATTCTGGGAGCTCCTGTGTGTCGGACAGATAAGGGTGGGAACCAGCCACCTTCTGTGGCAAAAGACACGACTCGGGTGGGTACTAGGTGGGAGCCTACAGTGGCCCGTTTCGAAAGGTAAAGTCAAGCTTGCTTCCGGATTGCACGCAAGCACCACTGCGAAATTAGAGGCAGCGGTTTCGCGTTCCGGGAAGGTAAAGAAGTTCGACAACGGCGGGCGCGTGAGCGACAGTGGTCGCACCGAGAAACGTTTTAAGGGGAACGCGACGCGCAATAGAAACGGCCGGTTCGTGGCCGCGATACCACGCAATAAACGAATCGAGGAACTCGGTGGGTCTCTCGCTCAGGCAGAACGACGATTTgtgaatctgcaaaggcgaaccgtTTCCGAGATGAGATACGGGAAATCTCTGCGTTGCGTGTCCTGCGGCGTGTGCCGTCTTCCAGCCTGGGCGCCGAGTTGCGCGGGTCCTCCGACGTTTCGGAACAGGCATACGGAGCGGCCATCTGCCCGCGTTCGGGAACGCAACAAAGACGTGGGCCTCTCGAATGGTATGCGCGAGGTCGCGGATAACTCTTCTAAAAACAATTAG